A section of the Colius striatus isolate bColStr4 unplaced genomic scaffold, bColStr4.1.hap1 scaffold_76, whole genome shotgun sequence genome encodes:
- the LOC104555281 gene encoding guanylate-binding protein 1-like codes for MAAESPVSEPMCLIENSQEKGLVVRQEALQVLSEITQPVVVVAIAGLYRTGKSYLMNRLARERRGFSLGSTVQSQTKGIWMWCLPHPCQPGHTLVLLDTEGLADVDKGDTQNDTWIFVLAVLLSSTLVYNSKGTIDQEAMNKLHYVLKLTELVKLKAAPQSSEDELKDSDKFVLFFPTFVWAVRDFTLQLRRNGQPISEDEYLENALKLKAGTSPEIQSYNQPRECIRQFFPGRKCFTFCPPANWRDMEHLEELQDDEIDPEFQKQVENFCIHIWKTSPPKSVPGGHIITGILLGKLSVTYVEAIRSGAVPCVESAVLALATVQNTAAVTEAATLYQGLMAQRVKLPTETLEELLELHSQCEREMLELFMARAFEDDIKTFQTQLLRQVQEIKEKFLKDNEQASREKCEAALRDLSQDTERQIRAGVYRGPGGYDRLCKDHQRFMTRYQALPGKGVKAQAVLLEFLQRRKILIENILTTDPSLTEEEKKMRSTEMQNTLAEMKRRVQRMEETERKQQLKNNARSLEENANWLRKKLKLSCETHLQEHDKMIKLKSEEEDALRREGFYEKAEHMHTVQIKLEEEKISIWKRFIRWIKEVVTDIFYW; via the exons ATGGCAGCTGAAAGCCCTGTGTCAGAGCCCATGTGCCTGATTGAGAACAGccaggagaaggggctggtggtCCGTCAGGAAGCCCTGCAGGTGCTGTCAGAGATCACCCAGCCCGTGGTGGTGGTGGCCATCGCAGGGCTGTACCGCACTGGCAAGTCCTACCTGATGAACAGACTGGCTCGTGAGAGGAGAG GTTTCTCCCTGGGCTCCACTGTGCAGTCCCAGACCAAAGGTATCTGGATGTGGTGCCTACCTCACCCCTGCCAGCCTGGACACACGCTGGTGCTGCTGGACACTGAAGGGCTGGCAGATGTGGATAAG GGAGACACCCAGAATGACACGTGGATCTTTGTGCTGGCcgtgctgctctccagcaccctgGTCTACAACAGCAAAGGCACCATTGACCAGGAAGCCATGAACAAGCTCCA CTATGTCCTGAAGCTGACTGAGCTTGTCAAGCTGAAAGCAGCACCCCAGAGCAGTGAAGATGAACTGAAGGACTCAGATAAGTTTGTCCTCTTCTTCCCAACGTTTGTCTGGGCTGTGAGGGATTTCactctgcagctgaggaggaacGGGCAGCCCATCTCTGAGGACGAATACTTGGAGAACGCCCTGAAGTTGAAGGCTG GTACCAGCCCAGAGATCCAAAGCTACAACCAGCCCCGGGAATGCATCCGGCAGTTCTTTCCAGGTCGCAAGTGCTTTACATTTTGCCCACCAGCCAATTGGAGGGACATGGAACACTTGGAAGAGCTTCAGGATGATGAAATTGACCCTGAATTCCAGAAGCAGGTGGAGAATTTCTGCATCCACATCTGGAAAACGTCTCCACCCAAGAGTGTGCCCGGTGGGCACATCATAACCGGGATCC tgctggggaagctgTCAGTGACCTACGTGGAGGCCATCCGGAGTGGGGCCGTGCCGTGCGTGGAGAGCGCGGTGCTGGCCCTGGCAACGGTGCAGAACACGGCCGCGGTGACAGAGGCTGCGACCTTGTACCAGGGTCTGATGGCACAGAGGGTGAAGCTGCCCACAGAGACTcttgaggagctgctggagctgcacagcCAGTGCGAGCGGGAGATGCTGGAGCTGTTCATGGCACGGGCGTTCGAGGATGACATTAAGACTTTCCAGACACAGCTCTTA CGTCAGGtacaggaaataaaagagaagttCTTAAAGGACAACGAGCAAGCATCCCGTGAAAagtgtgaggcagctctcagggaCCTCTCCCAAGACACAGAGAGACAGATCAGAGCTGGTGTCTACAGAGGTCCAGGAGGTTATGATCGTTTATGTAAAGACCACCAGCGGTTTATGACGAGATATCAGGCACTGCCTGGCAAGGGGGTGAAG GCTCAGGCTGTCTTGCTGGAGTTCTTGCAAAGAAGAAAGATTCTGATTGAAAACATCCTCACTACAGACCCCTCCCtgacagaggaggagaagaagatgAGAA GTACTGAAATGCAGAATACTTTAGCTGAGATGAAAAGGAGGGTCCAGAGGatggaggagactgaaaggaagcagcagctgaagaacAACGCACGTAGTTTGGAAGAGAATGCAAACTGGCTGAGAAAGAAGCTGAAGCTCAGCTGTGAGACACATCTGCAGGAGCATGATAAGATGATCAAACTTAAATCAGAG GAGGAGGATGCGCTGCGCAGGGAAGGCTTCTATGAGAAAGCAGAGCACATGCACACAGTGCAAATTAAACTGGAGGAGGAAAAGATCAGCATCTGGAAGAGGTTCATTAGATGGATCAAAGAGGTGGTAACAGACATTTTTTACTGGTGA
- the LOC104552889 gene encoding guanylate-binding protein 1-like — MAAETPVSEPMCLIENSQEKGLVVRQEALQVLSEITQPVVVVAIAGLYRTGKSYLMNRLARERRGFSLSSTVQPQTKGIWMWCLPHPCQPGHTLVLLDTEGLGDVEGDIQNDTWIFVLAVLLSSTLIYNSIGTIDQEAMNKLHYVLKLTELVKLKAAPQKSKNELKDSDKFVLFFPTFVWAVRDFTLQLRRNGQPISEDEYLENALKLKAGTSPEIQSYNQPRECIRQFFPGRKCFTFCPPANWRDLDRLEELQDDEIDPEFQKQVEKFRSHIWKTSPPKSVPGGHIITGILLGKLAVTYVEAIRSGAVPCVESAVLALATVQNTAAVTEAATLYQALMAQRVKLPTETLEELLELHSQCEREMLELFMARAFEDDIKTFQTQLLRQVQEIKGKFLKDNEQASREKCEAALRDLSQDTERQIRAGVYRAPGGYQLFKKDQQALVKRYQALPGKGVKADAVLLEFLQSRETLAEKILTTDLSLAEEERKMRSSQEQNALAEQKKHVQTKQETENQQKSQSNARSLEENANWLRKKLELSCETHLQEHDNMIRLKSEEEDALRREGFYEKAEHMHTVQIKLEEEKTGIQYKFKKWISILVPAVVAVGKAVLALLK, encoded by the exons ATGGCAGCTGAAACCCCCGTGTCAGAGCCCATGTGCCTGATTGAGAACAGccaggagaaggggctggtggtCCGTCAGGAAGCCCTGCAGGTGCTGTCAGAGATCACCCAGCCCGTGGTGGTGGTGGCCATCGCAGGGCTGTACCGCACTGGCAAGTCCTACCTGATGAACAGACTGGCTCGTGAGAGGAGAG GTTTCTCCTTGAGCTCAACTGTGCAGCCCCAGACCAAAGGTATCTGGATGTGGTGCCTACCTCACCCCTGCCAGCCTGGACACACGCTGGTGCTGCTGGACACTGAAGGGCTGGGTGATGTAGAG GGAGACATCCAGAATGACACGTGGATCTTTGTGCTGGCcgtgctgctctccagcaccctgatctACAACAGCATAGGCACCATTGACCAGGAAGCCATGAACAAGCTCCA CTATGTCCTGAAGCTGACTGAGCTTGTCAAGCTGAAAGCAGCACCCCAGAAGAGCAAAAATGAACTGAAGGATTCAGATAAGTTTGTCCTCTTCTTCCCAACATTTGTCTGGGCTGTGAGGGATTTCactctgcagctgaggaggaacGGGCAGCCCATCTCTGAGGACGAATACTTGGAGAACGCCCTGAAGTTGAAGGCTG GTACCAGCCCAGAGATCCAAAGCTACAACCAGCCCCGGGAATGCATCCGGCAGTTCTTTCCAGGGCGCAAGTGCTTTACATTTTGCCCACCAGCCAATTGGAGGGACCTGGATCGCTTGGAAGAGCTTCAGGATGATGAAATTGACCCTGAATTCCAGAAGCAGGTGGAGAAATTCCGCAGCCACATCTGGAAAACGTCTCCACCCAAGAGTGTGCCCGGTGGGCACATCATAACCGGGATCC tgctggggaagctggCAGTGACCTACGTGGAGGCCATCCGGAGTGGGGCCGTGCCGTGCGTGGAGAGCGCGGTGCTGGCCCTGGCAACGGTGCAGAACACGGCCGCGGTGACAGAGGCTGCGACCTTGTACCAGGCTCTGATGGCACAGAGGGTGAAGCTGCCCACAGAGACTcttgaggagctgctggagctgcacagcCAGTGCGAGCGGGAGATGCTGGAGCTGTTCATGGCACGGGCGTTCGAGGATGACATTAAGACTTTCCAGACACAGCTCTTA CGTCAGGTACAGGAAATCAAAGGAAAGTTCTTAAAGGACAACGAGCAAGCATCCCGTGAAAagtgtgaggcagctctcagggaCCTCTCCCAAGACACAGAGAGACAGATCAGAGCTGGTGTCTACAGAGCTCCAGGAGGTTACCAGCTCTTCAAAAAAGACCAGCAGGCTCTGGTCAAGAGATATCAGGCACTGCCTGGCAAAGGAGTGAAG GCTGATGCTGTCCTGCTGGAATTCCTGCAAAGCAGAGAGACCCTGGCTGAAAAAATCCTCACTACAGACCTTTCcctggcagaggaggagaggaagatgaGAA GTTCTCAAGAGCAGAATGCGttagctgagcagaaaaagcatGTCCAGACAAAGCAGGAGACAGAAAACCAGCAGAAGTCACAGAGCAACGCACGGAGTTTGGAAGAGAATGCGAACTGGCTGAGAAAGAAGCTGGAGCTCAGCTGTGAGACACATCTGCAGGAGCATGATAATATGATCAGACTAAAATCAGAG GAGGAGGATGCGCTGCGCAGAGAAGGCTTCTATGAGAAAGCTGAGCACATGCACACAGTGCAAATTAAActggaggaggagaaaacagGCATCCAGTATAAGTTCAAAAAATGGATCAGTATATTGGTGCCAGCTGTCGTAGCCGTGGGCAAGGCTGTACTTGCGCTTTTGAAATGA